In Snodgrassella alvi wkB2, the DNA window ACTGCACTATTAGCCAAAATGAATAAGCTGCCTATAGAAAGCACCATGAAACAGCTGGATATGACACTGGCGCAATTAAAAACGACTCTGGCCAGTGCAGACCGCTTGTTATCACAAAATAAAACTCAGCAACTACCTGCTGAGCTGGCGGCTACTCTGAAAGAATTACGGACTACATTACAAGGTGTATCCAGCACCTCACCTCTATATGGTGATATTCAGCAAACTCTGAAAAGTATTGACAGCACCCTGAAAGATGCACAGCCAACACTGAAAACCCTGAAACAACAACCCAATGCCCTGATTTTTAATCGTCGCGGGCATGATCCGGAGCCAAAAGGAGCCAGATAATGAAAATTTTGTTACCACTTGTCTGTGCTGTCAGTCTGACGCTTGGTGCATGTGCCGGTAATCCGATTACCTACTATCAGCTACCCGGCAGTAACTATCAATTACCGGCCGGCAGCCAGAGAATTCCGGTACAACTTAAAGTGGTACTGGCTGAGCGCCTTAATCAGGGGAATTTAGTTTATCAGGACAGTCCGACAACTCTGCACTTTGCCCAGCAGCATCTATGGGCTGATGATCTTGGCGATGAAATTAGTCAGACACTGGCCAATGAACTTAATAAACAAAGTATTCGCTATCTGTTTACTCCTGAAAATAAAACTAAAACCACACTAACTGTATATATACAGTCTTTTCAAGGTAGCTATGATGGTTATATCTACATCAGTGGTTACAGCAGCTGGCAGGGTATTAATAATGAACAAGGTCAGAACTTTAATGTCCGGCTACCTCAGCAAGGCAATGGCTACAATAATATGGTTAATGCTCTGGCTCAAGGACTCAGTAATGTAGCTAAAAGCATTGCTCCATATAATTAATTATTGCAATACTAACCAGGATCGCAGTTTGGCCTAATAAGCACATTTGACAATTTTTTTCTAAACGGGACATACCGTTACTAATTCAAGTGCATAAGATGGCAATTCAGTAAATGAAAATGCAGATGAGATGAGCTATGATGGGGAATTTATCAATACCCCATCATTTATAATAATAAAAAATTATTCTTTTAATGCCATATTTAATAAATATAGATAAAACAATAATATAAATCAGTAAAAATATTGATATTCTCTATATTAATAATGATACTTTCAGCTAAATGATTTTTTATTCTATAATCTCCAGATAACAAAATTACACTAATGACACCATAAATTAATTCGCCAGATAACCAGAAAGATTTATAATAAAACAATATTTCTATCCGAAGAGAATTATGAGATTAAAACTCGTTTCCCTTATTGCTTTACTTCTAGTTGGAGCATGCAGTATTGGCATGCCTTCTAATGTGGCAGTCGGTATTGGTGGTGGCAATCACAATTTTGGTCTTGGTACGACAATTAACTTTCCGATTAGAACCAAGCCCGTACCATCAGAACCACCCGTTATAGCCGGTACAGAACCATCCGGCCAGCCTGAAAAACCGGCAGCAAAAACAACCGATCAGAAAAAACAGCCTATCAATAAATAAAAATATTACATTTGATTCATTATTAAATTTTACTATCCATTTAACATATTTTTTACTTATCAGGCTTATCACATCCTTATTTCTGTTGATAAGAGACAAAAATTTCTGGTAAAAAAGGTAAATTTATAACCATATCAAAGCATCTGCGCCAAAAACAAACGAACTGCCAGACAAATTATGCCTAAACCGTATAAACCATGCTAAACTCAACAGCAAAATTATTTCTGATACTGAAAATGTAAGAGTAAAACTTATGGCCGGCAATACTTTCGGACAAATCCTTACTGTTACCACCTTTGGTGAAAGCCACGGTGCTGCAATTGGTTGTATCATAGACGGGTGTCCGCCGGGACTGGCTTTAAATGAGGCCGATATTCAGCATGATCTGAACAGACGTAAACCCGGTACCAGCCGCCATGTTACTCAGCGTCGTGAAGCAGATATTGTCGAAATTCTTTCCGGCGTATTTGAAGGAAAAACCACCGGCACACCGATAGCTTTATTAATCAGAAATACTGATCAGCGCAGTAAAGATTATAGTGATATTGCTCAGAGTTTCCGCCCCGGACATGCGGACTACACATATTGGCATAAATACGGTATCAGAGATTATCGCGGCGGCGGACGTAGCTCAGCTCGTGAAACAGCTGCCCGGGTAGCAGCAGGCGCAGTAGCCAGAAAATGGTTACGTCAGCATTTTAATACTGAAATAATTGCCCATATCACCCAGATTGGTGAAAAAAATATCTCTTTTGAAGATTATGCCTATATAAACAATAATCCTTTTTTTGTCGCCAATAAAAGCCAGATTCAAGAACTGGAACAATATATGGATAGCATACGTAAAGCATGTGATTCCATCGGAGCCAAACTGCATGTTACTGCTCGTCATGTTCCGGTCGGACTGGGTGAACCGGTTTTCGATCGTCTTGATGCCGATATAGCTCATGCCATGATGGGCATTAACGCAGTTAAAGGCGTAGAAATAGGTGCAGGTTTTGAATGTATACGCCAAAAAGGCAGTGAACATGGAGATGAGCTGACACCTGAAGGATTTAGATCTAATAATGCCGGCGGTATATTAGGAGGCATCAGCAGTGGTCAGGACATACACATTAATCTGGCCATTAAACCTACCAGCAGCATTGCCACACCTCGTCATTCAATAGATATTCATGGCAAGCCGGTTCTACTATCGACCCAAGGTCGTCACGATCCTTGTGTCGGACTGCGCGCAGCGCCAATTGCCGAAGCAATGCTTGCTTTGGTTCTCATGGATCATGCTTTACGCCAGCGTGCACAAAATGCTGATATTCACGTAGATACACCTGATATTGCTCATTATTTATCTGATGAAGCTAATATCTGAATATTTTTTATAGCCATAACTGCAAAGTTATCATCTGTATCAATGATTTAATTCATTATTATTTCATTGAAATGGCCATAAACCCACAAGGAAGTAACTTTATGAGTCAAGAAACCGCTTTGGGTGCAGCCCTGAAATCAGCTGTACAGACCATGAGCAAAAAAAAGCAAACTGATATGATTGCCGAACATATCTATCGCAAATATGATGTATTTAAGCATTTTAAACCATTGGCAATCGGCATTGATCAGGATTTAATTACTGCATTACCACAATATGATCCTGCTCTTATAGCACGCGTTCTGGCCAATCACTGCCGCCGGCCGCGATATATCAAATCTCTGGCACGCGGAGGAAAGCGTTTTGATTTGAATAACCGCTTTAAAGGTGAAGTTTCACCAGAAGAGCAGGCTATTGCTAAACAGCATCCCTCTATGCAGACAGCAAAACCGGCATCAGCAACTGAAGTCGCAGAAACCCCCTCTGCAAAAGCTGAAACTGATCATAGCAGTAGCAGCGAAGAATCATCACAGAACTGATACCAGCAGATACACGAGCCCTCAAGCTCGTGTTTTTTATTCTCATGCTATTTGACAGCCACTGCCATCTCAATCACAGCCCCCTGACAGAAAATTTAACCCAAGTACTGCAACAGGCTGCTGATAAACATATTGGTCATTTTCTCGTACCCGCTACCAGTCCTGCTGACTGGCTGACAACCATCGAACTTCAAGAAGCTTATTCTTGCATATATGCGGCAATAGGCATTCATCCCTGGTATATCAACAGTCACAATGATTCTGCACTCAATCAACTCGAATCATTACTACATACACATCCAGATATTATGATGGGAGAAATTGGTCTGGATTTTGCACGAATAAATAACACAGCAGACAAAAATTTGCAGATTAACTGTTTTGAAGCCCAACTAAGAATGGCCAAATCTCTGCAGCGTCCTGTCATTATTCATAACGTCCATGCTACCGATGCTTGCATACACAGTATTAAACGTTGCCAATTTACTTTTGGCGGGATTGCTCATGCCTTTTCCGGCAGTATGGAAGAAGCACAGGCTTGGATTAAGCATGGTTTTTTTATTGGTGTTGGTTCTTTATTATTACGAACACAGGCAAAAAAAATTCGGCACATTGCCGAAAAGCTACCTTTACAACATATAGTAATCGAAACTGATGCACCTTATATGTCTCCTCTGCCGCATCAGAATAACACTCCTGATAATTTACGCCAGATTGCTGAAATCATAGCCGGCTTGCGCAATAGTCACTGGCAGGATATAGCTTCCATTACTAGCAAAAATACGTTTCAAGTTATTTCACAAAAAACTTAGTCTCAGTATTATTTATTAACTGAAAGAATCATTGGTGAAAGGCATGAATAACACTAGAATGTTTTTTGCTTAGTACTCATATACAGAAATTTAAATAACTATTCATCATTAGGAATCTGCCAGCTTTCAACAATGGAAAGCTGGCAGATTTATACTTTTTCAAAAATTAATAATAAGAAATTATTTTGAAACAGCAATAACTTCGGATTAGAAATTAACTTGTGCACTGATACTATAACGGCGCCCATCCAGAGTACGACCATAATCTTTCTGATCAACTCTTTTATCAAATATATTATAAATACCGCCACTTAAAATCAGATCTTTTTTCGGTTTAAATACCAATCCTGTATCTACAAAACCATATGATGGCTTACCAATTGCCATTGAGGTCCGTGACAGATAATCTGAAGTTCTGCTGCGGAAATTCCATCTGGCCCATGTAGATAATTTTTCCGTCGCATTCCAGTTAAGCGTGGTATTAAACATATTTTTCGGCATTTCATTTAATGGCTTACCACTAAACTGACCACTCTTCTGCTCACTATGTGTATAGGTATAATTCGCAGACCAGTCTACTTTTGGTGTAATTTTCCAGCCAAATGTTGCTTCTATACCGCGTAAAACTGCTTTATCCACATTTTCGCGCTGACTGATAAAGTCAAAATACTCATTACGCCAAGAACAGGCATTTGAACCGGCCTTACCCTGACAGGTACGTACTTCCGTTATTTTGTTTTTAAACTTTGTATAATAAGTAGTTAAACCAGCAGAAAGATTACGGTTATTATCCCAGTTGAAACTGATTTCGAAATTATCTGATTTTTCCGGTTTCAGATTTGAGTTACCTATAATAATACCATTAGAATATCCACCACCGGTTACCTGCCCCCAGCCATCTGATGCTGCACGCAGTGCAGGTGCTTTATAACCACGGGAATAACCACCCTTTATTGTCCATTCTTTATTAGGCGTCCATACACCATAAAACTTTGGAGTGATCTCAGAACCATAATTTTCATCATGATCCAGTCGTGCTGCACCAGTCAGTGCAAATGTTGGTACGATACGCCATTCATCCTGTCCGAAAACTGCCCAGGAATCACGCTCCAGATGAGTTAACCGCCGCCCGTTAATAACAAGCTGGTTACCCGTATCATTCAGTTCTTCCCGTTGCCATCTGCCGCCGATGCTCAAAGTATGCTTATTCAGGCGAAACTGAGTCTGGGTATTAAAAATAGTATTTTTTTCATGCATATCACGTGATGGATTATCATTTTCCTCACGCTGAACATATGTCTGAGTATCAATTTTATCGTAGTAGCCACGATGAGTAATACTATACTGATTGCGATCATACAGCGTGTAATCATCTGTAGGTTTTACACCCCTGCGCGGTGCTGTATCAATTGTTTTACCTACTTTACCATTGCGATTCTGTAAACTTCGGTTTAATTCAAAATCAATTGTATTTTTATCATCCGGTGTCCAGGACAGAACCAGATCACCGTTGCGCATACGCTGTTCTTTATAGCCGCCGATAAATTTATCTTCATCGCGGTGAGAATATCCTGCATTAACACGGATACCTAATTTATCCTGAATTAACGGACCGGAAACATAAACGCTGCTTTGCAGAGTATTACCGCTATTACTATGCTGTTGTATAGTAGCATCTGCCTTAACTGAACCAGTCCAGTCAGCAGCTGTTTTTTTGGTAATGATATTAATCACCCCACCCATTGCATCTGATCCATATAAAGCTGAAGCAGGACCACGAATCACTTCAATCCGCTGAATCGCTGAAATTGGTGGCATCCAGCCTTGCTCAATTCCCGGACCATCAGAATTAGGACGAACCCCGCGCGAATTTACCCGTTTGCCATCTATCAACAACATAGTATAAGCACCCGACATCCCACGGATGCTGATATCTTTCGTACTGCCACCACCGGTTACTACCACTCCTGGCACATCCAGCAAAGCATCAGTGACATCGTGATATTCCTTAGTTTCGAGTTCTTTGGCATTAATCACAGTTATTGATGCTGCTGCATTTTTTGCCTGTTGTTTAAATCCTGAAGCTGTTACCACTACATCATCCAGTTCTGCTTCTGCAGCATATAACGGAGATATTAAAGTTGAGAGTAATGCCAGTGAAAACGAATGATGAACCAGTTTACGCATAATGAAGACGGACCTCTGACGAATTTATTTTAATAAAATTTAAATAAATTATTTAGTTAAATTCATTTAAATGATAATAGTAATCATTATATAATTTAACATAAATATACCTAAAAAGCATCAGATTTATTGACAAAATATAAAAAAGAATACCATTTGAGTTGGGGTAGGTATTATGTCATGGTAAGTAATGACATAACTCAATGATTTAAAAATAAGATTTACCAATAGCGATATATACTCTCATTTTAAAACCAGTAAATAAAAAATCCCTGAAATTTAATTCAGGGATTTTTTGCAATATGGCGGAGAGTAAGGGATTCGAACCCTTGATACAGGTTTTGCCCGTATACTCCCTTAGCAGGGGAGCGCCTTCGACCACTCGGCCAACTCTCCGTAGAGAAGTTGCGAACTATACCTAATCAACTCTTAACTGTCAAACAAAAATATACAAAAAAATCTCCGAAAAGGTGGCCTATTTGCTAACACCATAGCAGTAAACAATATTTTCTTTACGCCTATAAACCACTGACGGATACAAACCTGAGCTTTACTAAAATCCCGATCTCAGATAAAGCTGATATATAGCCACCATCACTTCCTGAGAGTTTTAGCTGATTCTCCAAAGCACTTTTAACAGAAAACAATTTGTTTACTTTTATATAATAAGCATATGCTACTTGATTGTTCTATTTAATTTACCGCTCAAAAAATCATGTGTAAATTACCCTTTTCTCATACTCAGCCTCCGGTATAATACAAAGTTTAACCATCTGGTCAACCCGATGACTGGCAAAATTATTGTTTGTAGTCTTTATCGCATAACAATATAAAATTTAAAATTCTGGAGACTTGCATGAGTGCAATTATTGACATCTTTGCGCGTGAAATACTGGATTCACGCGGTAACCCGACAGTTGAATGTGATGTTCTGCTTGAATCTGGGGTAATGGGCAGAGCTGCCGTGCCTTCTGGCGCGTCTACCGGTGAAAAAGAAGCACTGGAACTGCGTGACGGCGATAAACAGCGGTATTTGGGCAAAGGTGTATTACAGGCTGTAGAGAATGTTAATAATGAAATTGCACAGGCACTTATTGGCATTGATGCCAGTGAACAAAGCTATATCGACCAGATTATGATTGATCTGGACGGTACTGATAATAAAGGTCGCCTTGGAGCCAATGCTACGCTGGCAGTTTCATTGGCAGTTGCCCGTGCTGCAGCAGAAGATGCCGGTTTACCACTATATCGTTATATAGGCGGTGCCGGGCCAATGTCCATGCCTGTTCCCATGATGAATGTTATCAATGGCGGTGCACATGCCAATAATAGCCTTGATATTCAGGAATTCATGATTATGCCGGTGGGCGCAGAATCATTTCGTCAGGCATTGCGCTGTGGCGCTGAAGTATTTCACCATCTGAAAAAATTATGTAATGATAAAGGTATGTCTACCAGTGTTGGTGATGAAGGCGGTTTTGCGCCAGATTTAGCCAGCCATGAAGAAGCCATTCAGCTGATTCTGTCTGCTGTAGAGGCAGCAGGCTATATTCCTGGTAAAGATATCGTACTGGCTCTGGATTGCGCTTCCAGTGAATTTTACAAAAACGGGAATTATGAATTAACTGCAGAAAATCTGAGCCTGACCAGTGCCGAGTTTGCTGACTATCTGACTGACCTTGTTAACAAATACCCTATTGTGTCTATTGAAGACGGCATGAGCGAACATGACTGGGAAGGCTGGAAACTTCTGACAGAACGTCTGGGTAAAAAAGTACAGCTGGTTGGTGATGATCTGTTTGTCACCAATCCGGCTATTTTAAGCGAAGGTATAGCCCAGGGTCTGGCTAACTCACTTCTGGTTAAGGTCAATCAGATTGGTACATTGTCCGAGACACTTAAAGCGGTAGATTTAGCCAAACGCTTTGGCTATACCAGTGTAATGAGCCATCGCTCCGGCGAAACCGAAGACAGCACCATAGCTGATCTGGCTGTAGGTACAAACTGCATGCAAATTAAAACTGGTTCACTTTCACGCTCTGATCGTATTGCGAAATATAATCAGTTGCTGCGAATTGAAGAAGAACTTGGTTCTGCAGCCTACTATCCCGGTAAAAAAGCTTTTTATCAGCTTAGCTAATTCTGATATGGAATATTATAGGCAAATAAAATGAAGTGGGTAACCTGGGTACTGTTATTTGCATTGGCCGGTTTACAATACGACTTGTGGATGGGGCATGGCGGCTGGCACGATATGTGGAATCTGGAGAACAACGTCATAAATCAGAATGCCAGTAATGAAACCCTGATACAGCGTAATCGTGCTCTTACCGCCGAAATTAAAGATCTCGCCGATGGAAAAGATGCGATAAACGAAATGGCCCGGGATAAACTGGGTTATATACAGGATGGCGAAGTTTTCTATCGTTTTGCACCTTCAGGCACACTTGTAACTACTACAAATAATCAAAATAATATTCCTCAAAGATAAAGAAAAACACTTTGACATTACCAAACCAGCAGTTTTTAGTACCAAAAACCGCTGGTTTTATTTTATAGCAATAAATTGCAATATATTCTGTTTCCAACAGATGATTTAATTTGACTAATAAAATCCATCAACCTATAGTTTGGTTGTATCAATACCACAGCTTTTAAAATTTTCTAATCAATATCAGAATAGACTTAAAAGAATCATAGCCAATATATTAATCAATTAGTATGATATTTTAAAATCTGCTGAATCAGGTAAGATAAATTGTTCTGGGTATTAAAGGCAAATATATGATTTCTATCCATCAGAAAAGTTACGGTTTAGACGTTGTACTATACAATGAATTTACACTAGAAGACTTTTATCAGCTGGAAAATGCTTTGTTAAAAGCCATTGAACACATTCATTTACCTAATCTGTTACTTGATCTGAGCCAGATGAAAGATTTCACTATAGATATGGCTTTAGAACATCTCAGATTTCTGCGTCAGCATGCCCATGATTTTGGTCGCACTGCTATTGTCGTTGACGATATTTGGATTCGTATAGGTATACGTCTTGCTAATTTACTAACTTTGCAACGACTCAGATACTTTAGTGATACAGCTACAGCGCAAAAATGGCTGGAACAGAATACACAAAATTCAAATGCCATCCGCAATAATTAACTGCTTTATTCATCAGTAAGCACACTTAATATATTTAACTGATAAAACCAAAAATATTTTTAATTAAATTTAATTACATCAAAGCTGATTGAGCCAGCCGGATATCGTTTCAGCCAATATTTCCGGTTGCTCCAGTGGCAACATATGCCCGCTATTTTCGATTATTTTCAAACTAGCCTGTGGTATAAATTCCTGCAACTCCTTAGCTTCATCGATAGAGCGCATCTGATCCTGCGCAGCAGCAATAATCAAAGTCGGGCAGGAAATTTTCTGACCTGTCGGAGTTTTACGGTTTAGCAAAGATTGTCTGCTTAACACATCAAAACCCAAACGTTCACTCATCTGCCGGATTCTGCTAATCATCTCTTGATTATTTTGATTATCAGGTCGCAACGTCTGAATTATAGCTTTATGTCCCAAACCACGAAAATTTAGATGCTGCTGAATTTTTAAAGTATTTTGCTTTGCTGCGTATTGCTGTGGTGTATCCTCACGCAATGAAGTAGCAATTAAGACAAGGGCAGCAACCCGCTGCGGATACTGGGCGGCCAGTGTTCTTGCAACATAGCCGCCAAGCGAAAAACCAATGAGCACAAAACGTTCAGGAGCAGAAACAGCAATATTTTCTGCCATAGTAGCAATACTGTCTCCGCTTGCCAGTGATGCACATAATAACGGCTGGGATTCAGCCAAATTAGCTTTCATATCATCCCATAATGTTTCATCCAGCATAAAACCAGGAATGCATACCCAAGGTAATATTTCTTTCATCTTGATAGTCTCAATAGAGCAAACCACTGGACAGATATTCTATAACAGTTTATCAATCAGCCAAATTAATGTTTGCAATTATTTTGCTACCAATCTAAAACCCTTTTAACTAATTTCATTATTATTTATTATTCTTACATTGCGTTGACTTAATCAACCTTATCCAGCAAAATTAAATCACCACTATCTTATCTTCTAATGACATTGAGAAATATAATGCCAAATACATTTACCTTAACCAGTCCTGAATTCAAAAACGGCGATACTGTTGATTCCTCTTATCAAAGTGATCGTGATAACCAGTCTCCTGCTTTAATTTGGGAAAATGCACCAGCTGAAACCAAAAGTTTTGCAATTCAATGCCATGATCCCGATGCCCCTACAGGAGGTGCAGGCTGGTGGCACTGGATGGCGATTAATCTGCCAAAAGACTTAACTGAACTGAAAAGAAATGCTGGTGCAAAAGGTGGGCAGAATTTACCTGCCGGAACACGTCAGCTACGTAACGATAGCGGAACTTTAGGTTATTCGGGTTTTTATCCGCCAGAAGGTCATCCGCCCCATCGTTATATTTTTACTGTTTATGCTCTGAATACTGATAAAATTGATTTACCCGAGGATGCAACTACTAGTTATACGGGTTTTGTAGTGAATAGTCATGCCATTGCCAAAGCCTCAGTAATGGTTCACTATGGCCGCTAAATTCATAATATAAATCAGGTTAAATAATATAAAAAGAGGTTGTCCAATCTTGGACAACCTCTTTTTTTAAGCTTCATTTAATCTTCAACCGGTTTTTCTTTAGAAACTTTATCAATCAAATGCGAAATACTCATACCTCGTTCAAGCGAGTCATCATAAATGAACGTCAGCTCAGGTGTACGGAATAAAGTTATTCGACGAGCCAGTTCGCTACGCAAATAACCCTTAGCATGTTCCAGTGCTTCTTCGGTTACAGCACGGGTACTGTCATCCAGCACAGTGTAATAAATAGTAGCATGACTATAATCGCGGGTTACTTCTACTTCATTAATTGTAATAAAACCAGCACGCGGATCTTTGAGACCAACACGTACAAGTTCGGCCAGTTCACGCATAATCTGCTCTTTAACACGATCCTGACGAGCATAACCACGCTGAGGTTTACGCATAATCATTCCTTTCTGTGATCAGGCCAGTAAATTCAGGCAGCCGGAAACTTCTCTGGCTGCCTGTTATACCCTAAATCATTTTAAAGCTTACGGGCAACTTCAACTACCTCAAAGACTTCCAGCTGATCACCTTCCATAATTTCATTGAAGTTTTTCAGCATCAGACCGCATTCGAAGCCTTGACGTACTTCCTTAACATCATCTTTAAAGCGTTTTAATGAAGCCAGTTCACCTGTATGTACAACCACATTATTACGGATTAACCGAACATGAGAATCACGCTTGATTAAACCATCGGTTACCATACAGCCGGCGATATTACCCACTTTTGATACGTTAATAACCTGACGAATTTCTACTGTACCAATCACATTTTCTTTTTGTTCTGGTGCTAGCATACCGCTTAAAGCTGCCTTCACATCATCAATAGCATCATAAATGATATTGTAATACCGGATCTCAATACCTTCATGTTCAGCCAGTTTACGTGCAGTGGCATCAGCACGTACATTAAAGCCGATGATTACTGCGCCCGAGGCGATAGCCAGATTCACATCAGATTCTGTCACACCACCTACACCGCTATGCAATACATCAACCCGTACTTCATTAGTAGACAGTTTACGTAAACTTCCTGCTAAGGCCTCATAAGAACCCTGAACATCTGCTTTAATAATAATCGGCAAGCTTTGCGCCTGATTTTCACCCATGTTGTTAAACATGTTTTCCAGTTTAGCGGCCTGCTGTTTAGCCAGTCGTACATCACGATATTTACCCTGACGGAACAGAGCAATTTCACGTGCTTTTTTCTCATCGGCCAGTACAATAAAATCTTCACCGGCATTAGGTACATCTGACAAGCCCAGGATTTCTACCGGGATAGACGGGCCGGCATCAGTAATGGTTTTGCCGTTCTCATCTACCATGGCACGTACGCGACCAAAAGTCGTACCGGCAAGCACAACATCACCTTTACGCAATGTACCGCTTTGTACCAGCAAGGTTGCTACCGCACCACGCCCTTTATCCAGACGTGACTCGACAACAATACCTTTAGCAGCAGAATCTACCGGAGCTTTCAGCTCCAGAACATCTGCTTCCAGCAATACTGCTTCCAGCAATGCATCAATATTGGTGCCCTGTTTGGCAGAAACATCAATAAACTGTACATCACCACCCCATGAGTCAGGGATGACTTCATGTGCTGTCAGTTCCTGACGAATACGTTCAGGATTGGCGCCTTCTTTATCAATCTTATTTACAGCCACTACTAAAGGTACTTTAGCAGCTTTAGCATGTGCAATGGCTTCAATAGTCTGAGGCATTACTCCATCATCAGCAGCCACCACCAGAATCACAATATCGGTAGCCTGCGCACCGCGGGCACGCATAGCAGTAAATGCTTCATGTCCCGGTGTATCCAGGAATGTAATCACACCGCGCGGTGTTTCCACATGATAGGCACCAATATGCTGTGTAATACCACCTGCTTCACCCTGCACAACACGGGCACGGCGAATATAGTCCAGTAAGGATGTTTTACCATGGTCTACATGCCCCATCACAGTAACCACCGGCGGACGGGGTAATTTTTCAGCCTCAGTAACGGTAGTATCTTCATCCAGAAAGGCTTCAGGATCATCAGCTGCAGCAGCCTTACCAATATGCCCCATTTCTTCTACTACAATCAGAGCAGTTTCCTGATCCAGTGACTGGTTGATGGTCACCATCATACCCATCTTCATCAGGGTTTTAATCACTTCTGCAGCCTTAACAGCCATTTTGTGTGCGAGCTCAGCAGCTGTGATGGTTTCCGGCACCAGCACTTCATGAACTACAGGTTCAGTAGGTGCCTGGAAGGCATGCTGATTCGGTTCCAGTTTAAGCTGTTTCTTACCACCTTTTTTACCACCTCGTCTGCTGCTGCGCCCCTCTTCTGAGTTAGCCGCATCTGCCGAGCGCCGGTTTTTACCACCGCGCGCTGATTTACCTTTTGGCATATCGTCTTCTCGCTGATGACGCTGCTCATCTTTTTTACGCCGGCCTGCTGATTCAGACACGTTTTCTGCTGCTTTCGGTGCATTACTGCTCACCGGTTTTTTCTCAGTTGGCTTAGCCGAACGCACTTCAGCAGTTTTCTGCTCACTAACTGCTTTACTTTCTTCCTTAGCCTGCTGTTTAGCTGCTTCGCGCCGTGCCTGACGTTCCTGTTTCTGTTTCAGTAACATTTCACGATGAGCGCG includes these proteins:
- the ftsB gene encoding cell division protein FtsB; the protein is MKWVTWVLLFALAGLQYDLWMGHGGWHDMWNLENNVINQNASNETLIQRNRALTAEIKDLADGKDAINEMARDKLGYIQDGEVFYRFAPSGTLVTTTNNQNNIPQR
- a CDS encoding SpoIIAA family protein, which translates into the protein MISIHQKSYGLDVVLYNEFTLEDFYQLENALLKAIEHIHLPNLLLDLSQMKDFTIDMALEHLRFLRQHAHDFGRTAIVVDDIWIRIGIRLANLLTLQRLRYFSDTATAQKWLEQNTQNSNAIRNN
- a CDS encoding alpha/beta fold hydrolase — encoded protein: MKEILPWVCIPGFMLDETLWDDMKANLAESQPLLCASLASGDSIATMAENIAVSAPERFVLIGFSLGGYVARTLAAQYPQRVAALVLIATSLREDTPQQYAAKQNTLKIQQHLNFRGLGHKAIIQTLRPDNQNNQEMISRIRQMSERLGFDVLSRQSLLNRKTPTGQKISCPTLIIAAAQDQMRSIDEAKELQEFIPQASLKIIENSGHMLPLEQPEILAETISGWLNQL
- a CDS encoding YbhB/YbcL family Raf kinase inhibitor-like protein, producing MPNTFTLTSPEFKNGDTVDSSYQSDRDNQSPALIWENAPAETKSFAIQCHDPDAPTGGAGWWHWMAINLPKDLTELKRNAGAKGGQNLPAGTRQLRNDSGTLGYSGFYPPEGHPPHRYIFTVYALNTDKIDLPEDATTSYTGFVVNSHAIAKASVMVHYGR
- the rbfA gene encoding 30S ribosome-binding factor RbfA; this encodes MRKPQRGYARQDRVKEQIMRELAELVRVGLKDPRAGFITINEVEVTRDYSHATIYYTVLDDSTRAVTEEALEHAKGYLRSELARRITLFRTPELTFIYDDSLERGMSISHLIDKVSKEKPVED
- the infB gene encoding translation initiation factor IF-2, with the translated sequence MSNQITVEQFASELHLSTSRLLEQLAEAGVHKQAASDKLTAADKKQLLVYLKQSNGSQSAGTITLNRKKPAEKSTVGGVEVETRRRRRIAVPPEEQEARQAEEKQNLPHPESEPVKTVDTEAEELARKAAEEQAEARRREESAAAAAAEAARLKAAAAASKTEQKPKVESVQTEVVKQEVKQQQNAAAQPAEVPADKKPAADKTEQSKSKRNNRNRNAKKIDLAALKAEAAKPIISPEEQAQRDEEARRAEAMRAHREMLLKQKQERQARREAAKQQAKEESKAVSEQKTAEVRSAKPTEKKPVSSNAPKAAENVSESAGRRKKDEQRHQREDDMPKGKSARGGKNRRSADAANSEEGRSSRRGGKKGGKKQLKLEPNQHAFQAPTEPVVHEVLVPETITAAELAHKMAVKAAEVIKTLMKMGMMVTINQSLDQETALIVVEEMGHIGKAAAADDPEAFLDEDTTVTEAEKLPRPPVVTVMGHVDHGKTSLLDYIRRARVVQGEAGGITQHIGAYHVETPRGVITFLDTPGHEAFTAMRARGAQATDIVILVVAADDGVMPQTIEAIAHAKAAKVPLVVAVNKIDKEGANPERIRQELTAHEVIPDSWGGDVQFIDVSAKQGTNIDALLEAVLLEADVLELKAPVDSAAKGIVVESRLDKGRGAVATLLVQSGTLRKGDVVLAGTTFGRVRAMVDENGKTITDAGPSIPVEILGLSDVPNAGEDFIVLADEKKAREIALFRQGKYRDVRLAKQQAAKLENMFNNMGENQAQSLPIIIKADVQGSYEALAGSLRKLSTNEVRVDVLHSGVGGVTESDVNLAIASGAVIIGFNVRADATARKLAEHEGIEIRYYNIIYDAIDDVKAALSGMLAPEQKENVIGTVEIRQVINVSKVGNIAGCMVTDGLIKRDSHVRLIRNNVVVHTGELASLKRFKDDVKEVRQGFECGLMLKNFNEIMEGDQLEVFEVVEVARKL